One genomic window of Gossypium hirsutum isolate 1008001.06 chromosome D11, Gossypium_hirsutum_v2.1, whole genome shotgun sequence includes the following:
- the LOC107961903 gene encoding uncharacterized protein isoform X1: MDEYCKRSGQIPAFGDWDNANELPITQYFECARQAGLIRFSSSSGESNPYVAAHDLYETADSRKHSRNLAPPRKQASRVREKGGAHVKEQKKAGRVCDVTEPPRKYYQHPHHHVSLSVNNDNTTSSNSKHPIYDAVPPPNPKRLPVRPPKPVDEDLYKIPPELLHSSKRKKMPGFFSCLVPACAT, translated from the exons ATGGAT GAATATTGCAAGAGAAGCGGGCAGATACCAGCATTTGGAGACTGGGACAATGCAAATGAGCTGCCTATAACTCAGTACTTCGAATGCGCTAGACAAGCGGGTTTGATTCGTTTCAGCTCTTCATCTGGAGAATCTAACCCTTATGTTGCTGCTCATGACTTGTATGAAACAGCTGATTCAAGGAAACATTCTCGTAATCTTGCTCCTCCTAGAAAG CAGGCGAGTAGGGTAAGGGAAAAGGGAGGAGCGCATGTTAAGGAGCAAAAGAAGGCGGGGAGAGTATGTGACGTGACTGAACCGCCAAGGAAATACTACCAACATCCCCACCACCATGTGTCTTTGTCAGTTAATAATGACAACACTACAAGCAGCAATAGTAAGCACCCCATATACGATGCCGTTCCACCTCCTAATCCCAAGAGATTACCTGTTCGACCTCCTAAACCTGTTGATGAAGATCTCTACAAAATCCCCCCTGAGCTCCTTCACTCTTCCAAGCGA AAGAAGATGCCAGGATTCTTTTCCTGCTTGGTACCAGCTTGTGCAACATGA
- the LOC107963082 gene encoding uncharacterized protein, which yields MKRSFVTRKKNLFAFSARVSALASVPLRHRRETTANGGWSRTPKRLVGFLRADLEASQGEDHGDLEAWLRRETHPRNPRVSDFMLGHCFWASVRFGFWAT from the exons atgaaaagatcaTTTGTAACcagaaaaaaaaatctctttgctttctctgctagggtttcggcCCTAGCTTCTGTGCCTTTGCGCCATCGTCGCGAAACCACCGCGAATGGTGGTTGGAGCCGCACCCCAAAGAGGCTTGTTGGCTTTCTTCGCGCAGATCTGGAGGCGTCGCAAG GTGAAGATCACGGAGATCTGGAGGCATGGTTGCGGCGTGAGACTCAtcccagaaaccctagggtttctgatttcATGTTGGGCCATTGCTTTTGGGCCTCTGTTCGTTTTGGGTTTTGGGCCACATAA
- the LOC107961903 gene encoding uncharacterized protein isoform X2 has translation MDEYCKRSGQIPAFGDWDNANELPITQYFECARQAGLIRFSSSSGESNPYVAAHDLYETADSRKHSRNLAPPRKASRVREKGGAHVKEQKKAGRVCDVTEPPRKYYQHPHHHVSLSVNNDNTTSSNSKHPIYDAVPPPNPKRLPVRPPKPVDEDLYKIPPELLHSSKRKKMPGFFSCLVPACAT, from the exons ATGGAT GAATATTGCAAGAGAAGCGGGCAGATACCAGCATTTGGAGACTGGGACAATGCAAATGAGCTGCCTATAACTCAGTACTTCGAATGCGCTAGACAAGCGGGTTTGATTCGTTTCAGCTCTTCATCTGGAGAATCTAACCCTTATGTTGCTGCTCATGACTTGTATGAAACAGCTGATTCAAGGAAACATTCTCGTAATCTTGCTCCTCCTAGAAAG GCGAGTAGGGTAAGGGAAAAGGGAGGAGCGCATGTTAAGGAGCAAAAGAAGGCGGGGAGAGTATGTGACGTGACTGAACCGCCAAGGAAATACTACCAACATCCCCACCACCATGTGTCTTTGTCAGTTAATAATGACAACACTACAAGCAGCAATAGTAAGCACCCCATATACGATGCCGTTCCACCTCCTAATCCCAAGAGATTACCTGTTCGACCTCCTAAACCTGTTGATGAAGATCTCTACAAAATCCCCCCTGAGCTCCTTCACTCTTCCAAGCGA AAGAAGATGCCAGGATTCTTTTCCTGCTTGGTACCAGCTTGTGCAACATGA